The Thermasporomyces composti region GATGAGTCCGATGAGGGCGTTTTGCTCCAGCGCGGCGACGATGAGGAGTACCAGGTCGGCGCCGTAGGCGCGGGCCTCCCACAGCTGGTAGCTACTCACCACGAAGTCCTTGCGCAGCACCGGGATGTCCACCATCGCCCGGACCGCGCGGAGATCATCGATCGAGCCGCCGAACCACCGCCGCTCGGTGAGCACGCTGATGGCGGCCGCGCCACCCGCTTGGTAGTCGACGGCGAGCGCGGCGGGGTCGGCGATCGCGGCGAGGGCGCCCTTGCTCGGGCTCGCGCGTTTGACTTCGGCGATGACCGCCACACCCTCCCGCCGGAGGGCCGGCAGCGGGTCGATCGCGTACGGCAGCTGCGCGACTCTCGCCTTGAGATCCTCGATCGAGACTCTCGCCTGGCGCTCGGCTAGGTCGGCTCGCACGCCGTCGAGGATGTCGTCGAGGACGCTCACGCGGTCAGTCCCTTCCTGCGCGGGCTACGGAGCATGGTCGGCCCGATGCGCGGGCCGCCAAGCTCAGGACGTGGCCAGCGTAACGACGCCTCGTGGCCCACCTGACACCGGATGGGTCGATCAGCCCTCGTCGCCCGATGGCGTTCCTCCGAGAACGGCACGACGGTCCGGGGGGGGGCAGATCCCATCACGGCGACCGACCCGCCCCGCGCGACACGTCGCGCGCTGCCGGATGTCACCTGGACGCGGTCGAGAGCGCGCGACGTCAGGAGGCGACGTCAGGAGGCATTGTCGGCAGCGGGCCCTGGTGTCGGACGGCGTCGAGGGCCAGACAGCGAGGGCCAGACAGGGCCGAGGGCCCACGTCGGGGCCCTCGACACGGGACAACGGGTGCCTTGAGGCGACGACCGTGGCGCTCGGTCAGACCCGCACGACCAGGGTGTGCATGATCTTGTCGGTGAACGTCTGTCGCTTCTTGTCCCACAGCGGCCACAGGTACCCGACGTAGATCGGAAGAGCGTCGAGGACGTGGCAGAAGGCGCGCAGGAGGCACCAGAGCCCGCCGATCGGCTGACCGTCAGTCTCTCGGACCAGCTTGATGCCCAGGACCTGCTTGCCGATGGTCTGACCCTTACCGCCCTGCCGAATGCAGTAGTTCCAGATGAACAGGCCCAAGGTGATCAGACTCAGCAGGTTGAGCAGCAGCGGGCTGCCGTTGCCTGTCACGAGCAAGACGTTCGCCACGATCGAGGGGGGTGCCACGACGAGGACGTCGATGAGGGTGGCGCCCACCCGCTGCAGCCACGAGCCCAGCATGTCAGGGCTGGGAGCGGCATACGGGCTGGCCTGCGCGTACGGCCCGTAGGGTGCGACCTGGCCGTACTGCTGCTGGGCGTAGCCGTACTGACCGTACGGCTGCTGTCCGTAGCCGGGGTAGGGCTGGTGGGCGTAGGCCTGCTGGCCCTGGGCGTACTGTCCGTGACCCTGGTGCGCGTACGGCTGCTGGGCATAGCCGTACTGACCGTACGGCTGCTGGACGTAACCCTGCTGGCCGTAGCCCTGCTGCTGTC contains the following coding sequences:
- the trpC gene encoding indole-3-glycerol phosphate synthase TrpC, with translation MSVLDDILDGVRADLAERQARVSIEDLKARVAQLPYAIDPLPALRREGVAVIAEVKRASPSKGALAAIADPAALAVDYQAGGAAAISVLTERRWFGGSIDDLRAVRAMVDIPVLRKDFVVSSYQLWEARAYGADLVLLIVAALEQNALIGLIERAESIGLTPLVECHTEEEVERAVDAGARIIGINARNLKTLEVDRTAFARLAPKIPDGIIKIAESGIRGPHDVIEYARAGAHAVLVGESLVTGKDPRAAVADLVAAGAHPALYYDRETP
- a CDS encoding RDD family protein; translation: MSTPNPPTGSDAHEQGQPTSSGQPYGPGEYGQPGAYGQQQYGQSYGQPHQQPGYGQPYGYQGYAQPGYGQQAYAQPGYGQQQGYGQQGYVQQPYGQYGYAQQPYAHQGHGQYAQGQQAYAHQPYPGYGQQPYGQYGYAQQQYGQVAPYGPYAQASPYAAPSPDMLGSWLQRVGATLIDVLVVAPPSIVANVLLVTGNGSPLLLNLLSLITLGLFIWNYCIRQGGKGQTIGKQVLGIKLVRETDGQPIGGLWCLLRAFCHVLDALPIYVGYLWPLWDKKRQTFTDKIMHTLVVRV